ACAGACCTCAGTGGCTGGTGGTTTCTGATCAATTACGTACCCCTGGTGGGGCCTTTCATATCCCTTTGGCTGATGCTGCAGGCTGGCACACCTGGCGACAACCGCTTCGGTCCGCCCCCCGCACGCATCTGAGCAATGTCGCTGCCGGTGGGGTGCCTTTACCAAGGTTAGGCCCCGGCTTCCAGCAGTATATGAAACGAAAAACGGCCAATCCGGTGCTCCGGATTGGCCGTTTTTCATCAGCCCGAGCCTTACTCGGAAATCATCAGCTTGCGCGATTCGGTGTACACATAGCGCACCTTCTCGTACTCGAACGGCGAGTCCATCTGCCCGTAGCGGAAGCTGGTCACGTAGCGCTTGTCGATACCCCGCAGAATGAGGATTTCCGGGTGGTCGCTGCTGACCTGCGCGACGTTGAGGAAGTTGATCTGCGACTCGGCCGCGATGTCGAACACCAGTCCGCCGGTGTCACGCAGGTTGGACGGGCCGAACAGTGGCAGCACCACATAAGGGCCGGCTGGTACGCCGTAGAAGCCCAGGGTCTGGCCGAAGTCTTCGCTCTGCTTGGGCAGGCCCATGAGCGTCGCCGGGTCCCACAGACCGGCAACGCCGATGGTGGTGTTGAGCAGCAGGCGCCCGGTAGTCTGCAACGAGCGCTGACCCTTGAGCTGCAACAGGCTATTGAGCAGGTTGGGCACGTCGCCCAGGTTGCTGAAGAAGTTGCTCACCCCACTGCGCACGAAGCCGGGGGTGATGTAGCGGTAGCCGTTGACCACCGGCAGGAACACCCACTCGTCGAAGCGATAGTTGAAGTGATAGACGCGGCGGTTCCACGACTCGAAGGGGTCGTAGACCTCCAGGGCGTTGGTCGAGGCGCGTTCGAACTCGCGCTGGTCCAGGCCTGGGTTGAACTTCAGCGACTTGAGCGGCTGAGTGAAACCGTCAGCGTCGTAGTTGCGTACCACCGTGGCCTGGTCTTTGGTGGCGTGGGAAATTTCGGTGGTATCCGCCGCGTGGGCGGTACCGGCGGCCAGCAAGGCGGCCAGCACTAAAGGACGTTTAGCCACGGAAGAACTCCAGCATGGCGTCGCTGTTGACGCGATAGTTGAGGTTGCCGCAATGACCGCCGTATGGGTACACGGTCAGGCGATCGCCGAAGGTCTGGCGCAGGAAACCCAGGTCGCCCGAGCCGAGGATCAGGTCGTCGGCGTTGTGCATGACAGCGATCTTGCTGCTGTTGTGCAGGTAATCCTTCAGCGAATACAGGCTCACCTGGTCGACCAGCTGCAGCAGGCTGCCACCGTCGGTGCGGGCACGCCACATGGGAATCAGCTGTTCGGTCATGTAGCAGTCGAAGTCGCACTGCATGGCCCGCTTGAGGAACGGCGTGAGGCTGGTGCCTTCGGTGATCGGGAACTTCGGTGGGGTGATCAGGCCGCGGCGGTTGATCAGGTCCGAAGTGAAGGCGATATCGGCCGACGAGAAGCGGAACGAGGTGCCGATGAGCATGGCCATCTGTTCGTTGGACAGGTGTTCCTTGGACATCTGGAAGTCGTAGAGCAGCGCATCGTTGAGGTCGATGTAGCCTTTCTGCTGGAAGTAGCGAGTCAGCTTGGCCAGCACCAGCTCATAGAAGGTGGTGGTGTTGTTGATGCCCTTGACCTGGGTCTGTACCAGCTTGTCGAGGTTGCTCACCGAGGTGTACAGGTTGACCGGCGGGTTGAGCAGCAGCACTTTCTTGAAGTTGAAGCTGCGCCGGGTTTCGTCCAGGTGGCTGACGAACGCGGCGTTCAGCGCGCCCAGGCTGTAGCCGGTGAGGTAGAAGTCGGTGATCGGCAGGTCGGTGTGCTGCGCGCGCACGGCCTGCATCACCCGGTACAGGTCTTCGGCGTCTTCTTCGGAAATGCCGGGGGTGGCATAGCGCGAGGCGGAACTCATGAAGTCGTAGCTGGTTGGCGACGACAGCTGCACCACGTGGTAACCGGCGCCGTAGTAGAGCTTCTTCAGGTATTCGTTGAGTGTGCTGTTGTACGCCGCACCGGTGCCGGCGATGAGGAAAATCAGCGGCGCTGCATGGTCCTGGCGGGCCAGGCGATAACGCAGTTTCTTCACGGCCCAGAAGTTGTCTGGCAGGGTGAACTCACGCTCCGGGTGCAGATTGAGGTAGTAGTCGTCCTGGTCGATGTCGTCATCGGACGGCAGGTCGGGGCGCAGGTCGGGTGGCGTCGTGGCGATGGTCGCTTCGAAAGGGTTAGTCAGCGGGTAGCCATAAGTGGCGGGGTCGACGTTTTTCGCCAGGGCGGCTGCACTCAGGCAGAGGCCACCCAGGACTGCAGCGAGGCGCAGGAGACGGAGCATGACTTGATCCCTTGGGAAAGAGGTACAGATGAGAGTCGCAGGCTATGACCATCGGTATGGTGCCAAAGTGCCGTACCTGCAAGCGAGCCTTGTTAAAAGGGTGAAACGATACACCTTTCCAAGGGAATGACCTGTAGGAATGTGCGCTTTTGCGTGTGAAGGCGGATCAGCGGCGGGGGAGGGCAGGAAGGTG
The Pseudomonas sp. DTU_2021_1001937_2_SI_NGA_ILE_001 DNA segment above includes these coding regions:
- a CDS encoding VacJ family lipoprotein; this translates as MSHATKDQATVVRNYDADGFTQPLKSLKFNPGLDQREFERASTNALEVYDPFESWNRRVYHFNYRFDEWVFLPVVNGYRYITPGFVRSGVSNFFSNLGDVPNLLNSLLQLKGQRSLQTTGRLLLNTTIGVAGLWDPATLMGLPKQSEDFGQTLGFYGVPAGPYVVLPLFGPSNLRDTGGLVFDIAAESQINFLNVAQVSSDHPEILILRGIDKRYVTSFRYGQMDSPFEYEKVRYVYTESRKLMISE
- a CDS encoding serine/threonine protein kinase → MLRLLRLAAVLGGLCLSAAALAKNVDPATYGYPLTNPFEATIATTPPDLRPDLPSDDDIDQDDYYLNLHPEREFTLPDNFWAVKKLRYRLARQDHAAPLIFLIAGTGAAYNSTLNEYLKKLYYGAGYHVVQLSSPTSYDFMSSASRYATPGISEEDAEDLYRVMQAVRAQHTDLPITDFYLTGYSLGALNAAFVSHLDETRRSFNFKKVLLLNPPVNLYTSVSNLDKLVQTQVKGINNTTTFYELVLAKLTRYFQQKGYIDLNDALLYDFQMSKEHLSNEQMAMLIGTSFRFSSADIAFTSDLINRRGLITPPKFPITEGTSLTPFLKRAMQCDFDCYMTEQLIPMWRARTDGGSLLQLVDQVSLYSLKDYLHNSSKIAVMHNADDLILGSGDLGFLRQTFGDRLTVYPYGGHCGNLNYRVNSDAMLEFFRG